In the genome of Polaribacter atrinae, one region contains:
- a CDS encoding DUF389 domain-containing protein yields the protein MEENKGAEENVDQSKQGMKDEARGLLFSIRKYLTELLDFRHDTDHEATMEAIKADIPFKGATAWILIFAVFVASIGLNANSTAVVIGAMLISPLMGPILGIGSAFAINDIEVFKKSLVSLATMITLSLLASFVFFYFFPLSEDTSELLGRTRPDIRDVLIAFFGGLALMVARTKKGTVASVIFGVAIATALMPPLCTAGFGLAKGFSGDPVGFTYALGAMYLFTINTIFIALATFIVLKLLSFPMHKYANAARRKRYATIATVVGIAVMIPAVYTFLHALEESRVNAQLKTFVKNEVMTIENYQLIDKDYDVDTKVLKLNFFNEVTAVEKNMLESSLINDPRYDRLKEVKISIKGSDTKSFELITTAYKEKREELNESKRLIQELQDKITELEGIISGLNIRIENDALHNNKKAIAFSRISKEAKILYNEIEEIGFSKVLFSKDFINIDTIPTATVKWNLKVSDTIIRVKEGQLRTWLQKEMELDTLFIKREK from the coding sequence ATGGAAGAAAATAAGGGAGCTGAGGAAAATGTAGATCAATCTAAGCAGGGAATGAAGGATGAAGCTAGAGGGTTGCTCTTTAGTATAAGAAAATATTTAACCGAACTTTTAGATTTTAGACATGATACAGATCATGAAGCTACCATGGAGGCTATTAAAGCAGATATACCTTTTAAAGGTGCTACTGCTTGGATTCTTATTTTTGCGGTCTTTGTGGCTTCTATAGGGTTAAATGCTAATTCTACTGCAGTTGTTATTGGAGCCATGTTAATATCTCCTTTAATGGGGCCTATTTTGGGTATAGGAAGCGCATTTGCTATTAATGATATCGAGGTGTTTAAAAAATCATTAGTCAGTTTGGCAACAATGATTACCTTAAGTTTGCTTGCATCATTTGTTTTTTTCTATTTCTTTCCTTTAAGTGAAGATACATCCGAATTATTAGGAAGAACAAGACCTGATATTAGAGATGTATTAATTGCCTTTTTTGGTGGTTTGGCTTTAATGGTTGCAAGAACAAAAAAGGGAACAGTAGCTTCTGTTATTTTTGGAGTTGCTATTGCTACCGCATTAATGCCGCCCTTGTGTACTGCAGGGTTTGGTTTAGCAAAAGGTTTTTCTGGAGATCCTGTTGGTTTTACTTATGCATTAGGAGCCATGTATTTATTTACAATTAATACTATTTTTATTGCTTTAGCAACATTTATCGTATTAAAGCTGTTAAGTTTTCCAATGCATAAATATGCAAATGCAGCAAGAAGAAAACGTTATGCTACTATTGCAACGGTAGTAGGTATTGCTGTTATGATTCCTGCTGTTTATACTTTTTTACACGCTTTAGAAGAAAGTAGGGTAAATGCACAGTTAAAAACTTTTGTTAAAAATGAAGTAATGACTATTGAGAACTATCAATTAATTGATAAAGATTACGATGTTGATACAAAGGTTTTAAAACTTAATTTTTTTAATGAAGTAACTGCTGTCGAAAAAAATATGTTAGAAAGTAGCTTGATTAATGATCCAAGATATGATCGTTTAAAGGAAGTGAAAATTAGCATTAAAGGTAGTGATACTAAAAGTTTTGAATTAATAACAACAGCTTATAAGGAGAAGAGAGAAGAATTAAATGAGAGTAAGAGATTAATACAAGAACTTCAAGACAAGATTACTGAGTTAGAAGGTATTATTTCTGGTTTAAATATAAGAATTGAAAATGATGCGCTTCATAATAATAAAAAAGCAATTGCCTTTAGTAGAATTTCCAAAGAGGCTAAAATTTTATATAATGAAATTGAAGAAATAGGGTTTTCTAAAGTTTTATTTTCAAAAGATTTTATTAATATAGATACAATTCCTACGGCAACGGTTAAATGGAATTTAAAGGTGTCAGATACTATTATTCGTGTAAAAGAAGGACAATTACGTACTTGGTTACAAAAAGAAATGGAATTAGATACGTTATTTATTAAAAGAGAAAAGTAA